Genomic window (Acidobacteriota bacterium):
CTGGGCGACCAGAAAAATGCTTCGCGATCCCTGAACAATCTTGGGAACGTCGCCAACGATCTCGGGAATTTCCCCGAGGCAATGAACTACTACGAACAGACGCTGGCGATTGATCGTGACATCGGATCGAAGAGCGGAATGGCTGGGGCGCTAGGCAATATGGCCAATGTCCTCGAAAACATGAGCGACCTCGCAAACGCGCGGAAGAAGAACGAAGAGGGCCTGTCGATGTTCCGCGAGGTGGGCGACCAGCGCGGCGCAGCCAGCACGCTCGGCAATCTGGGAAACGTGCTGTTGGAAATGGGAGAACTCGGCCTGGCGCGGCAGAGGATCGAAGAAGGGTTGAACATCCAGAAGCAGACCGGGTACCGGCGCGGGCAGGCATATGGACTGAGAAACCTGGCCGACCTTCTCAACGAGATCGGAGAGCTGGCAGAAGGTCGCAAGGTGTCCGAGCAAGCGCTCGCTGTGCGGAAAGAACTCGGCGAGAACACGAACATTGCGGAATCGAAGTTTCAGCTGGCGTCGATTGCCCTGAATGAAGGACGAGCAAAAGACGCAGAGAGCTATCTGCGAGACGCGGTGGAGGCATTTCAGAAAGCCGATATGCAGGACAATCTGGTTTCAGGAAAGGCGCTTCTGGCAAGGAGTCTGCTGGCGGAGGGAAAGACCTCCGAGGCGGCTACGCTGGCGACAGAGGCTCTGCAACTGGCGAAGAAGCGGCCCATTCGGCCTCCACAGTTTGACGCGGGCTTGGCTATGGCAGCGGTGCAATCTGCCGAAGGAAAGTTCGCTGATGCGACGAATTCTGCGCAAGAGGTAGCGAGTGCAGCGACGCGTTACGGATATGTCGGGTATCAGATGGAGGCTCGCCTGGCATTGGTGCAGGTGCTGGTGAAATCGGGGAAAGCTGGGCAGGCGCGTGGACTGGCTGCAGCATTGCAGAAAGACGCGCGGGCCAAGGGGTATGGCAGAGTTGAACGCGAGGCCGGCAAGCTGGCAGGTCACTAGAATCGGAGGCCGGAACTCAATCGTCTGCGGAAAAGTTCGCAGCGCGTAAATCAGGGGCTGAAGCCCCATTCAAAAGATAGGTCCGTATCGCAGCGGTAAACCGCTGCGCCACCCAAAATCAGAGCCTCTCAGGAAACAGTGAAGCCGGCACACACGAGCTACATTACATCATTGCGTTTGCGAAGGAATGCCGGCACATCAAGGTCGTCCGGCGTGTAGCTCGGCGGCGGGACACGCATGCTGTCGAGCGAAATCACGTCCGCATGTTGCTGGCTCATCGCTACGGGTTCGGCCACTTCGAACGGCGCAGGCATGTCCGGCTCGAACGCAGGCTCCCGCTCCATCACTGGCTCCGGATCCATGGTCGGCTCGGGCGTGTACGAGCGCTCGTAGTGACGGGAAACGATCACTGGGTCGCTATTCTCGTGCATTCGCGGACGCCGCATTCCCGATTCCTTGAAGCCGGTTGCGATCACGGTGATCTTGACGGCGTCTTTCATCTTTTCGTCGAGCACAGCTCCAAAGATAATGTTGGCGTCTTCGTGCGCTGCGCCTTGAATGATGGTGCAGGCCTGCTGCACCTCGGCCAGCTTCAGGGAACTCGATCCTGTGATGTTGATAAGGATCCCGCGTGCTCCGTCGATGGCTCCGGCTTCGAGCAACGGAGATGCAATGGCTCGTTGTGCGGCTTCCATGGTGCGGCGCTCGCCAGCAGCGGTCGCGGTGCCCATGACGGCGTATCCCATGCCCGCCATGATGGCCTTTACGTCGGCGAAATCGCGATTGATGATGCCGGGGATCGTGATGATGTCCGCGATGCCCTGCACGCCTTGACGCAGGATGTCGTCGGCCACTCTGAACGATTCAAAGAAACCAGCATTCTCGGCGACGCCGAGCAACTTTTCGTTCGGGATGACGATGGTGGTGTCGATCGACTCCATCAGTTCGGAGACGCCGCGTTCGGCTTGCTGCATGCGGCGTTTGCCTTCAAAGGCAAATGGCTTAGTGACGACCGCGACGGTCAGCGCGCCCATCTCGCTGGCTAGTGACGCGATGATCGGGGCTGCGCCGGTGCCCGTGCCGCCGCCGAGTCCGGCGGTCACGAAGATCATGTCGGCACCTTCGAGGGCTTCGATGATCTTGTCGGAATCTTCGAGCGCGGCTTTGCGTCCGATTTCAGGATTGGCTCCGGCGCCGAGGCCGTTAGTCAGTTTCACGCCGAGTTGGATCTTGATTCCGGCGCGGGACATCCGCAGCGCCTGCAGATCGGTGTTGGCGGCGATGAATTCGATGTTCTCCATGCCGGAATCGATCATGCGGTTGACGGCATTGTTGCCGCCGCCGCCGACGCCGATCACTTTGATGCGGGCGTCGTTGCGGAATTCTTCGTTGAAGCTGATGCGGAGTCCGTTGTCGTCTTGCATGATTCACCTCTTGAATTCGGTTCTCGGTTCTCAGTCCAGATCAAAAGCTTGCCGAGCTTTGCTCGGCTGGACGGGTCAAAGACCTGTCCCTACACGGCCCTACGCGCCTTTTTTGGCGAACATCGCTTTCATGCGCGAACTCCAGCCGCCGTCCTGAAGACCGCGCGCTATGCGCGCCCGGTGGCCGTAGTACACCATGCCTAGTGCCGTGGAGAATTCTGGTTCCGCCAACAGCGCCGGCATTTTTGCCATCGGTGTCGGCCATGCCAGTCGCGCGGACTTTCGCAGAACAGACTCGGCCACGTCCAGAATTCCGGGAAGGCGCGAGGCGCCCCCGCTCAGCACGAATCCGGCGATGCAGTGATCGAGAACGCCGGCTTGGCGGAGGTTTTCGCGCAACATTTCAAAGAGTTCGTAGGCGCGGGGTTCCAGGATTTCTCCTACCATGCGCTGGGACATCAGGCGGGAGGGGCGATCACCCACCGACGGCACCTCGACTTCGTTACCTTCTGGAATCAGCGTCGCGACCGCATTGCCAAAATTTCTCTTGAGCGTTTCTGCTTCCGCGAGCCCGGTACACATGCCGACGGAAAGATCGCTCGTGAAGTGATCGCCACCAACTGGAATTACCGCAGTGTGGGCGACCGCGCCTTGCTGAAAGACGATCAAATCGCAGGAGCCCGCTCCCATGTCGGCGAGACAGATACCAAGTTCCCGTTCGTCGGCGCGCAGCACGGAGTCAGCGCAGGCGAGCGGTTCGAATACCGTGTCGTCGACATGTACGCCTGCTTTGTTAACCGCCGTAATCACATTCTGGGTGGCGTTGGAGGCGCCGGTCACGATGTGCACGCGCACTTCAAGGCGCGTCGCCATCATGCCGGTTGGATCCTGCACGCCGGGCTGGTCGTCGAGGATGAACTCCTGCGGCAGCAAGTGAAGAATCTCGCGGTCGGCGGGCAGCGGCATCGTGCGAGCCTTGTCGACGGCCTGGCGGATGTCGTCACGCGCAATTTCCCGCGAGCGAGCACCGAACGTGATGCCGCCGTGACTGTTCATGCCGCGGATATGCGCTCCCGCAACTCCTACCAGGGCGTGTTCGACGGCGATTCCGGCTACGTCTTCGGCATTCTCCACCGCTTTCTGGATGCTGCCTACTGCCTTATCCAACTCGCTGATCACGCCTTTGCGCATGCCGCGGGATTCGCTGATCCCGTGTCCGCGATAGCGGAGGCCGTGTTCGCCGACCTCGGCGACCAGAACGCAGGTCTTGGCGCTGCCGACATCAATGGCGGTCACAAAATTGGGAGGCTGACTGGGCATGATTATCGCGGGTTAGGCGAGGCCTCCTTGGGAATGCCGGCGCTTGGCTTCTTTTGTCCGGTGCTGGCGGCTGATGGCAACGCGGCCGATTGCACTGGTTTCGGCGATGCGACTGGTGATGGTCCAACGCTCGGAGCCGTCTTTGCTTTTGCCGAGGGAGCCGAGGACACAGATTTCGCGCCCTTGTTCGAATCTACGATCGGCTTTTTGGCGGAAGCCGCGATCACCTTGTTGGCTGCAGATTGCGCGTGAGCGTTCTTGGGAGCGGGCGAGTGCTTCCCTTTTGCCTTGACTGCAGCGCGATGCGTCACCGCTCTTGCAGGGACTTTCGCTGCGACTTTGGACGGCTTCTTCGGCGGTCCGTAGGGGACCGGATGCGTTGCATACTTCTCGTAGTTGACGATCGCCCCATTCTTGACTCCGGCAGACATCGCCGCCTTCGCGGCAGCGAGCGTCAGTGCCGCCGGACGCCGTATCCCTTCGAGATCCGGGTTCACGATAATCTGGCCGTCATAGCGCAGATCGACCGACTCCAGTTTGTCGAACTTCTGCCGCCACTGCTGCACGTTCGTGACATAGGTCTTGTAGCGCTGCAAGTAATTCTCTGAACCCAGATGCACCAGCACTTCTCCGCTGGGATCGGCAGCAACCACTTTCACATCTTCCGGATCGGTGAGGTCGACTTCACTCAGTTCGCGGGAATAGCTCGCGCCACCGGAGTCGAGTTGCTGCACCAGGTCGTTGTAGTTCTTCATGCGGGCGGAGCGCGTCGAGAGAGGCTCACCGGAATTCATGCCAGCAATTACCGGGAACGAATATTTCTTCTTGGCGTTCGGCGCCAGTTCCATGAGCGTGCCCCCTGCATCGATCAGGGAGATGCGCGACCCGATGCGCGCAAAGGCAACTGGCGTGCGTTCGTGGATTTCCACACCCAGGCGATTAGGCACGAAACGCATCACGCTGGCTGATTCCACCCACGGGATCTGTTCGAGCTCGGCTTTGCGTTCCATCAGTGGGACCGAGAAGATGTTGCGGCCAATTTCGCCACCCATCACTTCCATCACCTTACTTTTCGTGACATCCTGCGTCCCGGAAACTTCAATCTGGTCGCTGGAATTGATGCGGAATCGCCAAGAGTGTTTGAGGTAGCTTCTGACCGACTCTTCTACTCCTGTGAGAATCCCGAGAACAAAAACGGCGAGAAGTACCCACTTCAGTCGATTGGCAGTTTGTTTCGGAAGAGTACTTCGGCGTGCCGAGACTCGTTTTTGTCCGCGGAGGAATGGAGATTCCTGCTCCGCTTCGAGATCCATTAGACGCGAGTCGTCGAACGACTCACGCTCAGGAGCCTGGCTGGGAAGAGGATACAACTCTTCTTGGACGATAGTGGAACTGGATTTCCGCGCCACTCGTTCGTTTAATTGTCGACAGAAAACCGCTGAGCGAGATCATCTTAACTTTATTTCGCGAATTGAGACAGTGCAAAGTTGGGAGCAGGCTGTGGAAATTTTGAGTGGAACGGACCTGGTCGTCTGTAAGACTAACCGTCGTCCGTCCTTCGCTGTTCGCGAGTGGCCGTCCAGGATTCGCTGGGGTGGGATTCCTGCCCAACAAACTCTACTGAGTATCGACCTGAGGATCGTCAACATCCACACCCACTACTACCTCGGGGCCGCTATTGACCGTCACGCGGGTACCGGTGTGAGGACAGAATACGAAGTGCTGAGTGTTGACGTTGCTGAACTTGAAGCGGGTCCGCTGTAAGACGCGGAGCTTTTTCACTTGGGATCGATCCATCACAAGTTGAACGCGGTCCAGTTTTTGCTGGATACGGTCCATATTCGCCTGACGGAGCGCCATGGCGCGCTCGACCTCGGCCTGATGTTCCGCCAGCACTCGCTCGACTTCCGCCTGCTGGAGGGCCGAGAATGAGTCGGAGGATGGGAGATCCTGCTGCCCGATCAAAAGTTTAGCGACGGCCAGCGTCTGCTCAGCCTTGGTCGCGACCTGGCACAGGACCCCTTCGGCGCGGCCCACAACTCGATTGGCCAGTGGCAGATTGCCAAGGCGATATTCACTGTTCAAGGCCAAGGCGAAGATTCCGAGGGCGATCCAATAGAGGGCTTTGCTGTTCATAACGTGCGCTCCCACCTTATTTGCGTTGGACGGACGGGGTGAAAAAAGGTCAACAGACAGTCGTTGGTCGTTCGTCGCTCGTCGTTAGGCGGTCGTCGCGGGGACCGAACAGGGCGCAAACTCCAAGGTTGCCAACGACTAACGACCGTCGACCAACGACTTCTTCTCGAGGCGCTCCAGAATAATCGGGCCAAGCTGGGAGACGTTTCCGGCTCCCAGGGTCAGAATCATGTCCCCGGGCTGGGCCAGGGCAGCAATGGCAGCCGAGGCATCGACAAAAGACGCCACGTGCAGGGCGTCCCGGTTGCCCTTTTCGGTGATGTGACGGGCGAGGGCTTCCGCCGTCACTCCTGGGATGGGCTTTTCGCTAGCGGCATAGATGTCGAGGACGAAAATCGAGTCGGCATCGGCGAATGCGGTACCGAAATCTTCCATCAAATCGCGGGTTCGGGTATAGCGGTGAGGCTGGAAGATGACGTGGACACGGTTAAACCCGCATTGCCTGGCGGCCGCGAGCGTGGCTCGAATCTCCGTGGGATGGTGTCCGTAGTCGTCGATCACGGTGACGCCAGCGGCCTGCCCTCGCAGTTGAAAGCGGCGGTCGACGCCGCGGAATTGGTCGAGGCCGGAGCGAATCTGGTCGGGCGGAACATCGAGGGCGGTTCCTACCGCGATGGCGGCCGTCGCATTCAGCACGTTGTGGAGACCGGGAACGTGCAGGGTGAATTCACCGAGGTCTTTCTCCTTGTAAGCAACGTGAAATTGTGTGCGCGGAACTCGTCCACCCGGCGCAGTGCCAGTGCTGGTGACGCGAATCAGAAAGTCGGAGCCGAGCGCGGTGCCGTAGGTCATCACCCGGCGGTGAACTCTGGGCAGAAGGCGTTCGAGAATGGGATCGTCATTGCAGCCCACGACCAATCCGTAGAACGGAACTTTCTCCATGAATTCGAGGAACGTCCGCCGGACGTCGCGCATGTCGCGGTAGCAGTCCATATGTTCGCGATCGATGTTGGTCACGACCGAGACGATCGGCGAAAGCTTGAGAAATGACCGGTCGCTTTCGTCGGCTTCGGCCACCAGGTATTGCGATTTGCCAAGGCGGGCATTCGAGCCCAGAGCGTCGACGCGCCCTCCGACGACGACCGTGGGGTCGAGGCCACCGGCGGCAAGAACGGCAGCAACCATTGAGGTGGTAGTTGTCTTTCCATGCATGCCGGCGATGGCAATCCCGTACTTCAGGCGCATCAGTTCGGCCAGCATCTCCGCGCGCGGAATAACTGGGACATGCAGACGGCGTGCCTCTGTGACTTCGGGATTGTCAGCGGTCACGGCCGAACTGGTGACGACGACGTCCACGTTCGCGACGTTCGTGGCGGCGTGGCCGTCATAGGTGGTCGCACCCAGGCTTGCGAGACGCTGGGTTACGGCGGTCGTCTTCAGGTCAGAGCCTGAAATCTTGTAGCCAAGGTTCAGCAAGACTTCGGCAATGCCGCTCATGCCGATGCCGCCGATGCCTACGAAATGGATGCGCTGAATCTTGGCGAACATGAAGGGTGATGATAATGCATTTCAGGGGGCAAGGCTGCGAGCTTCGAGCTACGGGCTGCGAGCCACCAGCCTATTGCGTCCCCAGAAGGTTGTCCTAAGCTCGAAGCTTCACTCAGGATTGCGGCACGAAGCTTAACCACAGAGGTCACAGAGGACACGGAGGAAATCTGGGTTCCTCCGTGTCCTCTGTGATCTCCGTGGTTCAAGCTCTTATTCGCGAGCGATAAGACCCTCGACCATCGCAGCGATTTCTTCGACCGCCTTGGGATGCGCGAGCGACTTCGCAGCCTCCGACATGTTCTGGAGCCGGCGCGGATCGCCGATCACGGCCGCGATCGTATCGACCAGATACGCTGCTTCCAAATTCGATTCTTCGACGACAATTGCAGCCCCGGCCTTTTCTAAAGCCCGGGCATTTACATTCTGATGGTCGTCCGCAGCGCGGGGGAATGGCACAAAGATGGCCGCTTTACCCGCTGCCGCGATCTCGGCCACGGTGCTCGCTCCCGAGCGGCAGACGAGCAGGTCGGCGCGCGCAAACGTCCCCGGCATGTCGTCGATAAATTTGTGGACTTCCCCAAGCGCGCCCGCCTTCTCATAGGCCGCCAAGACCATTTCGTAGTCGCGCTGGCCGGTCTGATGAATGATGTGGAGGCCCGGGATTCTCTCGCGCAGTCCGGGCAACGATTCGATCATCGCCTGATTAATGGCGCGTGCACCCTGGCTTCCTCCAAAAACGAGCAGAGTTGGCGCGCCGCCGACTTTTGTCGGGATGCTAAAGAATGCTTCGCGCACCGGAACACCGGTCACTTTGCAGCGCGGAAAGTATTCACAGGTTTCTTCAAAGTGCACCGCTGCCACCGTCACCCAGCGCGCCACCATGCGGTTGGCAAATCCCGGGACAACGTTTGGCTCGAAAGCCAGCGTCGGAATGCGCCGTCGGATCGCAGCGAACATAGCGGGGCCGGAGGCGTATCCGCCAACGCCGATCACGACGTCGGGATCGAAGTCATTGAGCATGCGTCCGGCAACCCAGAGGGCGCGGGGCAGGTCAAACATGGTCCGGGCACGGGTCATCAAGCTGACGTTCTTGAGCGCGCCGACTTTGATCAGTTCGAGCGGGAATCCGGCTTGCGGGACGAGGCGTGTCTCAATGCCGCGCGCCGTGCCGATAAAGAGCACTTCGGCAGCGAACTGCTTTTTGAGTTGATGAGCGATGGCGAGGGCGGGGATCACATGTCCCCCGGTGCCGCCACCTGCGATGACGATGCGCATGGAATCTACAGCCAATACCAAAACCTACCACAGAGTCACAGAGTCACAGAGAAAACCTTAATTTGTTTTTGTTTTTCTCTGTGACTCTGTGTCTCTGTGTCTCTGTGGTGAATGTTTTTGGCAGGTTGCTGGATGCTATTCGGCCTGTTTGGTGATATTCAGCAGCACGCCTACGCAGGCTAGAGTCACGAACAACGAAGATCCTCCATAGGACACAAACGGTAGCGGGATGCCTTTGGTAGGCATCAAGCCCAGCACTACGCTGATGTTGATGAAGGCTTGCAGGACGATCATGCTGGTGATGCCGACGGCGAGGAAGCGTCCGAAGTTGTCTTGCGTGCGAAGGGCGGCGCGGGTTCCTCTCCAGAGGAAGATGGCGAACAGGACTACGACGGTGAGCGCGCCCAGCAGGCCGAGTTCTTCCGCGGTTACGGCGAAGATGAAATCGGTGTGCGGCTCGGGGAGATAGAAAAGCTTCTGCTTGCCTTCCATCAGGCCCAGGCCAGTAACGCCGCCGGTGGAGACGGCGATCAGGGATTGGATCATGTGGAAGCCACGCCCCTGCGGGTCGGAGTAGGGATTCAGAAAAGCCATGATGCGATCTTTTCTGTAGGCGACATGAAAGATCAGGAAATAGAGAGGCACGATTGCAGCGGCGAATGCGTATCCAAAATAGCGCAACCGAATGCCTGCTACGAACAGCATGCACGCGGTGATGCCGGCGCAAGCGATCGACGTCCCGAGATCGGGCTGAAAAACGATCAGTCCAAGAAAAATAGTAGTCGGCGCGACAGCGGGAAGAAGCGTGTTACGCCAGTCGTCCATCGCCTTGGTTTTGTTTTCGAGAAACCAGGCAAGGAAGAAAATGAGCGTGGGCTTGGCGAGTTCCGACGGCTGAAAGGAAAGCGGACCGAGGCGGAACCAGCGATGCGTGCCGTGCGTGCGGTCCAGAAAAAAGACGGAGATCAGAAGCAGCGTCGTAAATCCCAGCATCACGAACACAAACGCAGGATGCTTGAGTCGCTTGTAGTCGATCCTCATGGCGACCAGCATCGCCGCCAGTCCGGCAACGGCCCAAATCAACTGCTTGAACAGAAATTCGTAGGCTGATCC
Coding sequences:
- the ftsZ gene encoding cell division protein FtsZ, with amino-acid sequence MQDDNGLRISFNEEFRNDARIKVIGVGGGGNNAVNRMIDSGMENIEFIAANTDLQALRMSRAGIKIQLGVKLTNGLGAGANPEIGRKAALEDSDKIIEALEGADMIFVTAGLGGGTGTGAAPIIASLASEMGALTVAVVTKPFAFEGKRRMQQAERGVSELMESIDTTIVIPNEKLLGVAENAGFFESFRVADDILRQGVQGIADIITIPGIINRDFADVKAIMAGMGYAVMGTATAAGERRTMEAAQRAIASPLLEAGAIDGARGILINITGSSSLKLAEVQQACTIIQGAAHEDANIIFGAVLDEKMKDAVKITVIATGFKESGMRRPRMHENSDPVIVSRHYERSYTPEPTMDPEPVMEREPAFEPDMPAPFEVAEPVAMSQQHADVISLDSMRVPPPSYTPDDLDVPAFLRKRNDVM
- the ftsA gene encoding cell division protein FtsA, with product MPSQPPNFVTAIDVGSAKTCVLVAEVGEHGLRYRGHGISESRGMRKGVISELDKAVGSIQKAVENAEDVAGIAVEHALVGVAGAHIRGMNSHGGITFGARSREIARDDIRQAVDKARTMPLPADREILHLLPQEFILDDQPGVQDPTGMMATRLEVRVHIVTGASNATQNVITAVNKAGVHVDDTVFEPLACADSVLRADERELGICLADMGAGSCDLIVFQQGAVAHTAVIPVGGDHFTSDLSVGMCTGLAEAETLKRNFGNAVATLIPEGNEVEVPSVGDRPSRLMSQRMVGEILEPRAYELFEMLRENLRQAGVLDHCIAGFVLSGGASRLPGILDVAESVLRKSARLAWPTPMAKMPALLAEPEFSTALGMVYYGHRARIARGLQDGGWSSRMKAMFAKKGA
- a CDS encoding FtsQ-type POTRA domain-containing protein, which produces MYPLPSQAPERESFDDSRLMDLEAEQESPFLRGQKRVSARRSTLPKQTANRLKWVLLAVFVLGILTGVEESVRSYLKHSWRFRINSSDQIEVSGTQDVTKSKVMEVMGGEIGRNIFSVPLMERKAELEQIPWVESASVMRFVPNRLGVEIHERTPVAFARIGSRISLIDAGGTLMELAPNAKKKYSFPVIAGMNSGEPLSTRSARMKNYNDLVQQLDSGGASYSRELSEVDLTDPEDVKVVAADPSGEVLVHLGSENYLQRYKTYVTNVQQWRQKFDKLESVDLRYDGQIIVNPDLEGIRRPAALTLAAAKAAMSAGVKNGAIVNYEKYATHPVPYGPPKKPSKVAAKVPARAVTHRAAVKAKGKHSPAPKNAHAQSAANKVIAASAKKPIVDSNKGAKSVSSAPSAKAKTAPSVGPSPVASPKPVQSAALPSAASTGQKKPSAGIPKEASPNPR
- a CDS encoding UDP-N-acetylmuramate--L-alanine ligase; the encoded protein is MFAKIQRIHFVGIGGIGMSGIAEVLLNLGYKISGSDLKTTAVTQRLASLGATTYDGHAATNVANVDVVVTSSAVTADNPEVTEARRLHVPVIPRAEMLAELMRLKYGIAIAGMHGKTTTTSMVAAVLAAGGLDPTVVVGGRVDALGSNARLGKSQYLVAEADESDRSFLKLSPIVSVVTNIDREHMDCYRDMRDVRRTFLEFMEKVPFYGLVVGCNDDPILERLLPRVHRRVMTYGTALGSDFLIRVTSTGTAPGGRVPRTQFHVAYKEKDLGEFTLHVPGLHNVLNATAAIAVGTALDVPPDQIRSGLDQFRGVDRRFQLRGQAAGVTVIDDYGHHPTEIRATLAAARQCGFNRVHVIFQPHRYTRTRDLMEDFGTAFADADSIFVLDIYAASEKPIPGVTAEALARHITEKGNRDALHVASFVDASAAIAALAQPGDMILTLGAGNVSQLGPIILERLEKKSLVDGR
- the murG gene encoding undecaprenyldiphospho-muramoylpentapeptide beta-N-acetylglucosaminyltransferase, which produces MRIVIAGGGTGGHVIPALAIAHQLKKQFAAEVLFIGTARGIETRLVPQAGFPLELIKVGALKNVSLMTRARTMFDLPRALWVAGRMLNDFDPDVVIGVGGYASGPAMFAAIRRRIPTLAFEPNVVPGFANRMVARWVTVAAVHFEETCEYFPRCKVTGVPVREAFFSIPTKVGGAPTLLVFGGSQGARAINQAMIESLPGLRERIPGLHIIHQTGQRDYEMVLAAYEKAGALGEVHKFIDDMPGTFARADLLVCRSGASTVAEIAAAGKAAIFVPFPRAADDHQNVNARALEKAGAAIVVEESNLEAAYLVDTIAAVIGDPRRLQNMSEAAKSLAHPKAVEEIAAMVEGLIARE
- the ftsW gene encoding putative lipid II flippase FtsW, whose translation is MAKRVSVDRWMFTVTAILVFIGLVMVFSASAVMAKERYGSAYEFLFKQLIWAVAGLAAMLVAMRIDYKRLKHPAFVFVMLGFTTLLLISVFFLDRTHGTHRWFRLGPLSFQPSELAKPTLIFFLAWFLENKTKAMDDWRNTLLPAVAPTTIFLGLIVFQPDLGTSIACAGITACMLFVAGIRLRYFGYAFAAAIVPLYFLIFHVAYRKDRIMAFLNPYSDPQGRGFHMIQSLIAVSTGGVTGLGLMEGKQKLFYLPEPHTDFIFAVTAEELGLLGALTVVVLFAIFLWRGTRAALRTQDNFGRFLAVGITSMIVLQAFINISVVLGLMPTKGIPLPFVSYGGSSLFVTLACVGVLLNITKQAE